The following proteins come from a genomic window of Diorhabda sublineata isolate icDioSubl1.1 chromosome 7, icDioSubl1.1, whole genome shotgun sequence:
- the LOC130446730 gene encoding GRB2-associated-binding protein 1, with product MAKSPQEVVFEGWLTKSPPTKRIWRARWRRRWFLLTHSGELPGQYILTYYTDRNCRKLKGVIHLDQCEQVDLGLKLDERKLKFDHVFDIKTPTRTYYLAADTDNEMRSWVTYICKVCSLKPTNEDDALSVGLEGFCPSTQLQTTCPEVEITEEYCDRVKVMDHFNQTPPVTPISSSPYIPISECITGKSPVFNTEDLKKLLNYSKNDYFNKDQGAYYNDEEFISRDYLNCKNVQETVKFYDCPRKLAPQCPQLYIDKVESCSEKHGSPLQSPTDSDSVFTDEYWCHNTPYELDTSKSKKSESSDEDGNFTVTKKFTKANAPNDNILRQPPPRPPKPTHISTSIPCSSTTVKEPEVVPQQKVLTDDMYDFPRSHHVETETTTMKKRHCYNNAAPSQCPEGIIFRYDISPKAETSTAVFQYEIEDQEEPPSPAHSHSSSAPTYSNLPSPSLSVNQTMLPPTVNRELKPKRKSSDSHSVASNPEPSSPRNVPSVDRKLKPPTPLQEAHMRKPFHSEEEQRKHRAAPSPTPTPLNIHRSHDSLLSQNDDEQMYHYLSGKMQYLDLDLDGANSSFSGTSTVPTTKSQEDTVYKKVDFMKTEAFNLTRNILEKERQVKK from the exons atggctAAGAGCCCCCAAGAAGTAGTTTTCGAAGGATGGCTTACTAAATCGCCCCCAACGAAAAGAATATGGAGAGCT AGATGGAGAAGAAGATGGTTTTTACTTACACATTCTGGAGAGCTCCCCGGTCAGTATATTCTCACTTACTACACAGATAGGAATTGTAGAAAGCTGAAAGGAGTCATTCACCTGGACCAATGTGAACAAGTTGATTTAGGACTAAAATTAGatgaaagaaaattgaaattcgaTCATGTTTTTGACATAAAAACGCCAACTCGCACATATTACTTAGCAGCAGACACAGACAACGAAATGAGGTCATGGGTGACTTATATTTGTAAAGTTTGCAGTTTAAAACCTACTAATGAAGATGATG CATTAAGCGTGGGTCTTGAAGGATTCTGTCCGTCAACGCAACTACAAACTACTTGCCCTGAAGTAGAAATAACTGAAGAATATTGTGACAGGGTGAAAGTAATGGATCATTTTAATCAGACACCACCTGTAACACCAATCAGTTCTAGTCCTTATATTCCCATTTCGGAATGTATTACAGGGAAATCACCTGTTTTTAATACTGAG gaTCTTAAGAAATTGTTAAATTACAGTAAgaatgattattttaataaagaccaAGGTGCCTATTATAACGACGAAGAGTTTATAAGTAGagattatttaaattgtaaaaatgtacaggaaactgtaaaattttatgattgTCCAAGGAAATTAGCACCACAATGCCCTCAGTTGTATATAGATAAAGTTGAATCTTGTAGTGAAAAACATGGGTCTCCTTTACAAAGCCCTACTGACTCTGACAGTGTTTTTACTGATGAATATTGGTGTCATAATACACCTTATGAATTGg ATACatcaaaatccaaaaagtcgGAAAGTTCGGATGAAGATGGAAATTTCACTGTAACTAAAAAGTTTACTAAAGCAAATGCACCAAACGACAACATATTGAGACAACCACCACCTAGACCTCCGAAACCTACGCACATTTCCACTAGTATCCCATGTAGTAGTACAACGGT aaaagaaCCAGAAGTAGTACCCCAGCAAAAAGTGTTAACAGATGATATGTATGACTTTCCAAGATCACATCACGTAGAAACAGAAACCACCACAATGAAAAAAAGACATTGTTATAATAATGCTGCCCCTTCGCAATGTCCAGAGGGTATCATTTTTAGATACGATATCTCCCCAAAGGCAGAAACTTCAACAGCA gTGTTCcaatatgaaatagaagatcaAGAAGAACCTCCATCTCCTGCACACTCTCATTCTTCATCGGCTCCCACTTACTCCAATTTACCCAGTCCTTCGTTAAGTGTCAACCAAACCATGCTACCACCAACTGTAAACAGGGAATTGAAACCCAAAAGAAAATCGTCCGATTCTCATTCGGTTGCTTCCAATCCAGAACCATCTTCTCCTAGAAACGTCCCATCAGTAGATAGAAAATTAAAACCACCGACACCTTTGCAG GAGGCTCATATGAGGAAACCTTTCCATTCGGAAGAAGAGCAAAGGAAACATCGTGCAGCACCAAGTCCAACTCCAACGCCACTTAATATACATCGATCTCACGATAGTTTATTATCTCAAAACGACGATGAACAAATGTATCATTATCTTTCGGGTAAAATGCAATATTTGGATCTAGATCTCGATGGTGCTAACTCGAGTTTTAGTGGTACCAGTACGGTACCGACAACTAAATCACAAGAAGACACCGTTTACAAAAAAGTCGATTTTATGAAAACTGAGGCGTTTAATCTCACGAGAAATATATTAGAGAAGGAACGacaggtaaaaaaataa
- the LOC130446676 gene encoding elongation factor 1-gamma, which translates to MAAGTLYTYPDNFRAAKTLIAAQYAKADIKIAPNFVFGETNKTSDFLKKFPTGKVPAFESKDGKYLQDTNAIAYYVANDELRGKNDYDRAQILQWIGFAEGEILPVVCAWVFPVLGILKNDSAKDSFQRVKDDIKIPLTILNSHLLTRTYLVGERITLADIVIACNLLNAYKYVLDPSFRKPFVALNRWFTTLINQPQFKAVLGDVVFCDKVAQLGNLDVSAQSQGKSKKKEAKKQEPKSEKKQTPKKEKEPEEELDAADAVLAAEPPSKDPFAELPKGTFIMDDFKRVYSNEEESKSIPYFWEKFDPECYSIWYSEYKYPKELTKVFMSCNLITGMQQRLDKMRKQTFASVCLFGTDNDSTISGIWVWRGQDLAFTLSPDWQIDYESYEWKKLDPKSEETKKLVEQYFSWTGTDKEGRKFNQGKIFK; encoded by the exons ATGGCAGCAGGg actCTCTATACTTATCCCGATAACTTTCGGGCTGCCAAAACTCTTATTGCAGCTCAATATGCAAAAGCTGATATCAAAATTgctccaaattttgtttttggagaAACTAATAAAACCAgcgattttttaaagaaatttccTACTGGAAAG GTTCCAGCTTTTGAGTCAAAGGATGGTAAATACCTACAAGATACTAACGCAATTGCATATTACGTTGCGAATGATGAATTAAGAGGTAAAAATGATTACGATAGAGCACAAATATTGCAATGGATTGGTTTTGCCGAAGGAGAAATTTTACCAGTTGTATGTGCTTGGGTATTTCCTGTCTTAGGAATTTTAAAGAACGATTCTGCAAAAGAC TCTTTCCAGAGGGTGAAGGATGATATTAAAATTCCATTAACAATTCTCAACAGCCATTTACTAACAAGAACTTATTTAGTTGGAGAAAGAATAACTTTGGCTGATATCGTAATTGCTTGCAATCTCCTTAACGCCTATAAATATGTACTCGATCCGAGTTTCAGGAAACCTTTCGTTGCTCTCAACAGATGGTTTACAACTTTAATTAACCAACCACAATTCAAAGCAGTGCTCGGTGATGTAGTATTCTGCGATAAAGTTGCTCAACTTGGAAATTTGGATGTATCAGCTCAATCGCAAg GTAAGAGCAAAAAGAAGGAAGCTAAGAAACAAGAACCGAAATCAGAAAAGAAACAAACTCCCAAAAAAGAAAAGGAACCTGAAGAAGAACTAGATGCTGCTGATGCCGTTCTAGCAGCTGAACCTCCAAGCAAAGACCCGTTTGCCGAATTACCAAAAGG aactTTCATTATGGACGATTTCAAACGCGTTTATTCCAATGAAGAAGAAAGCAAATCAATCCCGTATTTCTGGGAAAAATTCGATCCAGAATGTTATTCAATTTGGTATAGCGAATACAAATATCCCAAAGAACTCACTAAAGTATTCATGAGTTGTAATTTGATTACTGGAATGCAACAGAGATTGGACAAGATGCGAAAACAAACTTTTGCATCCGTGTGTTTATTTGGCACTGACAATGACAGTACCATCTCTGGTATTTGGGTGTGGAGAGGTCAAGACTTGGCTTTCACG ttatcACCCGATTGGCAAATAGATTATGAAAGCTATGAATGGAAAAAACTGGATCCCAAATCCGAGGAAACGAAAAAACTCGTAGAACAATACTTTTCATGGACTGGTACTGATAAAGAAGGCAGAAAATTCAACCAAGGAAAAATTTTCAAGTGA
- the LOC130446784 gene encoding transcription factor SPT20 homolog, which translates to MQSLETTCDEGDNSVKRYKTSQTQLSQLNNQEQFTAVNAASQEITENPSGKPPIDIFEKLLELHKEECCEKDKKFKEEEENDLENVKYYSLLLEKLVAKERLNTLILNLYPGNKGYSLAFRTLSRSDPNYTEDTANMIETKPWPYEEDDLLRYVDNEELPPFILDLLEPQFSYLFYNGCIIAEVKDYRQAYPHFKCDSHHVLLKPTQRSVMADIHNIMEEKPEWSNEEKEQLESQLLMANSPGLCLDPDHTIGEEVTEVYNRRKMWNTYKFRRMAKKFSQVTVNRKRKLDQFTYRPGLEFYEFLTRTRNKTKSNANSSITSKITGTNIKKDIPVPNLDSPILTPPQEININEFKPYQRPKETNDCMPQLIEEYILETDMPSKEKGSPRVYHIKLSILQRPSDSEYLGELYLDRDHKKNEQNGVACMFSLGSRMNANRYIHQFTEIFTESGRKSVRISYRLSPGYKERIAQAQAQVQLQNTIQNTNLPQQHLQQLTAAVAMNGTVVNSLNTPNQEASNVTILKSHLQGSAKPSTQELAISALATKLMNSAQQFQAESAKKEQQQQQPQQLSSQHQLQEPPQQQQSRLSGNTAILNLLNSSPASNINTDAVVNAINNSQIIPQLQAVNQKIVSRKMTIPSVANARVLSHNNLITLNSSRLNLQDLGQQTITLASVNTNNLSNLTTVPIKQQVTNQRLIGNNSGDNKSALSALLVGTPAADRPDIIGPNTNSLLLEKLGPNNVQQTHYIQSSKPNQQYMVQPPKGNTTVLNSISSPPPQTSGTINVQGLNIAQLHGIPGIQVQLPGFSQPISLSLNVSSAGNIQAHPASLIVTLPTTTTQTSNSVTQAAVTSNVSGVNSVGINPQTVMLTNSGNSNLAQLVTSGVKAVTSQGIRTSSPSQTVSIAQSGQSFQLITPLQRSRTQQTTVQQQQQQTLTAKSLQRTPITIKMASPSPNQLNDLQLNFDN; encoded by the exons atgCAAAGCTTAGAAACAACTTGTGATGAGGGAGAT AATTCCGTAAAGAGGTATAAAACAAGTCAAACGCAATTATCTCAACTGAATAATCAAGAACAGTTCACGGCAGTGAATGCTGCTTCAcaagaaataactgaaaatcCATCTGGAAAGCCTCCTATtgatatttttgagaaactttTAGAATTGCATAAAGAGGAATGTTgtgaaaaagacaaaaaatttaaGGAGGAAGAGGAAAACGATTTGGAA aatGTAAAGTACTACTCTCTCCTATTAGAAAAATTAGTAGCTAAAGAAAGACTGAACACATTGATTTTAAACCTTTATCCCGGCAATAAAGGTTACTCACTGGCATTTAGAACTTTATCTCGTTCTGACCCCAACTACACTGAAGATACTGCCAATATGATAGAAACCAAACCGTGGCCTTATGAAGAGGATGATCTCCTTCGAtatgttgataacgaagaactTCCACCATTTATTTTGGATCTTTTAGAACCACAGTTTAGTTACCTTTTTTATAACGGATGTATAATAGCAGAAGTTAAAGACTATAGACAGGCGTACCCTCATTTTAAATGTGATAGCCACCATGTTCTCCTAAAGCCTACACAAAGG agCGTTATGGCAGATATACATAATATAATGGAAGAAAAACCCGAGTGGAGTAACGAAGAAAAGGAACAGTTGGAGAGCCAGCTTTTGATGGCGAACTCACCGGGATTGTGTTTAGATCCTGACCATACGATAGGCGAAGAAGTAACAGAAGTGTACAATAGGAGAAAAATGTGGAACACATACAAATTCCGACGAATGGCTAAGAAGTTTTCACAAGTAACAGTTAATCGCAAAAGGAAATTAGACCAATTCACTTATAGACCCGGTTTAGAATTTTACGAGTTTCTTACTAGAACGAGGAACAAAACTAAATCGAACGCTAACTCctccataacctcaaaaattacaggaaccaatattaaaaaagatatacCAGTGCCAAATTTAGATTCTCCCATATTAACCCCACCTcaagaaattaatataaacgAATTTAAACCTTATCAAAGACCGAAAGAGACGAACGATTGCATGCCACAATTAATAGAAGAATATATCCTTGAAACGGATATGCCTTCAAAAGAAAAAGGTAGTCCGAGAGTGTAtcatattaaattatcaatattacaAAGACCGTCAGATTCAGAATACCTCGGTGAACTCTATTTAGATAGGGATCATAAAAAGAACGAACAGAACGGCGTGGCTTGTATGTTTTCGCTCGGATCTCGTATGAACGCCAACAGATACATCCACCAATTTACGGAAATTTTCACTGAAAGCGGAAGAAAATCGGTTAGGATAAGTTATAGGTTGAGTCCGGGGTATAAAGAGAGGATAGCTCAAGCGCAGGCACAAGTTCAATTACAAAATACCATTCAAAATACCAACTTACCTCAACAACATTTACAACAATTGACGGCGGCGGTCGCGATGAATGGTACAGTTGTTAATTCTTTAAATACACCAAATCAAGAAGCTTCTAATGTTACGATATTG aaAAGTCATTTACAGGGATCTGCGAAACCCTCTACTCAGGAGCTGGCCATAAGTGCTTTGGCTACTAAATTGATGAATTCCGCTCAGCAATTTCAAGCAG AATCCGCAAAAAaagaacaacaacaacaacaaccgCAACAACTGTCGTCCCAACATCAGTTACAAGAACCACCTCAACAACAACAATCCAGATTATCCGGCAACACCGccatattaaatttattaaacagtTCACCGGCTTCGAATATAAATACCGACGCGGTAGTGAACGCCATAAACAATTCCCAAATAATACCTCAACTTCAAGCGgttaatcaaaaaatagtttctcGTAAAATGACAATTCCGAGCGTGGCTAACGCCAGAGTTTTGAGTCACAATAATTTGATAACTTTGAATAGTTCTCGGTTAAATTTGCAAGATTTGGGTCAACAGACTATAACGTTGGCTTCGGttaatacaaacaatttatcGAATTTAACTACGGTGCCAATAAAACAACAAGTAACTAACCAAAGACTAATAGGAAATAATTCTGGTGATAATAAATCCGCTCTGTCGGCGTTGTTAGTAGGTACTCCGGCGGCGGACAGACCGGATATAATAGGACCCAATACAAATTCGTTATTACTAGAAAAATTAGGACCCAATAACGTACAACAAACTCATTACATTCAAAGTTCAAAGCCGAATCAGCAATACATGGTTCAGCCCCCTAAAGGGAATACTACCGTACTTAATTCGATATCTAGTCCCCCGCCACAAACGAGCGGTACAATAAACGTTCAAGGTTTAAATATCGCGCAGTTACACGGCATACCCGGTATACAAGTACAATTACCCGGTTTCTCACAACCAATTTCGCTTTCGCTTAACGTTTCATCCGCCGGTAATATACAAGCGCATCCCGCGAGTTTGATAGTAACCCTGCCGACCACCACGACACAGACTTCTAATTCGGTTACCCAAGCAGCTGTAACTAGTAACGTTAGTGGAGTTAATAGTGTTGGTATAAATCCTCAGACCGTTATGTTGACAAATTCCGGCAATTCAAATTTGG cgCAATTAGTAACTTCCGGAGTAAAAGCTGTAACTTCACAAGGCATTCGAACATCGTCCCCTTCACAGACCGTGTCAATAGCTCAAAGTGGACAATCTTTCCAATTGATAACACCGCTACAAAGATCAAGAACTCAACAGACGACTGtccaacaacaacaacaacaaaccCTTACCGCTAAATCACTGCAAAGGACTCCTATCACAATCAAAATGGCATCACCCAGTCCAAATCAGTTGAATGATTTGCAactgaatttcgataattaa